In Spinacia oleracea cultivar Varoflay chromosome 5, BTI_SOV_V1, whole genome shotgun sequence, a single window of DNA contains:
- the LOC110778495 gene encoding uncharacterized protein, which yields MVQGVTQTPPPGYRPLASLQALTSTTPPPNYDPSMEAFISLDKEEAMVLSEQWINSLIIKVIGKSFSVDYLKTTLQRIWKTNHQIRFIALGKGFYNISVPNEEVREHILSQGSWFIASYMLIVQPWMPGFIPSQAIISKAPVWVSLPELPIEFHSLQMFQRIASEIGTFIKTDTKALEQNRVRFARIQVLLDLAKQRKEVIWLGAFKQSIYYEEIPHYCNQCQSIGHRSERCTHYPVDKGETEDDAEEVEKDKNEGVGQNVAPSQATNEERENTNP from the coding sequence ATGGTCCAAGGAGTGACCCAAACCCCTCCACCTGGTTACCGACCCCTAGCCTCCCTGCAAGCCCTCACCTCCACTACCCCACCCCCAAATTATGACCCAAGCATGGAAGCTTTCATCAGCCTCGACAAGGAGGAGGCAATGGTGCTCTCGGAGCAATGGATAAATTCACTTATCATCAAAGTGATAGGAAAatcattttcagttgattaccTCAAAACAACCCTCCAAAGAATTTGGAAAACCAACCACCAGATTCGCTTCATTGCCTTGGGCAAAGGTTTCTACAACATCTCGGTCCCGAATGAGGAAGTAAGGGAACACATCCTGTCACAAGGGTCGTGGTTCATTGCTAGCTACATGTTAATTGTTCAACCATGGATGCCAGGATTCATACCATCCCAAGCCATAATCTCGAAAGCCCCAGTCTGGGTTTCACTACCGGAGCTGCCAATTGAGTTCCACTCGCTGCAGATGTTCCAAAGAATTGCAAGCGAAATTGGGACCTTCATCAAAACAGACACAAAAGCTCTTGAGCAAAACAGAGTAAGGTTCGCAAGGATTCAAGTGTTGTTGGACCTAGCAAAACAGAGGAAAGAAGTAATATGGCTAGGAGCCTTCAAGCAATCCATCTACTATGAGGAGATACCACACTACTGCAACCAGTGTCAGTCAATTGGGCACCGGAGTGAAAGATGCACGCATTATCCGGTTGATAAAGGGGAAACAGAGGACGACGCGGAGGAGGTTGAGAAGGACAAAAATGAAGGAGTAGGGCAAAACGTGGCACCATCACAGGCCAccaatgaggagagagaaaacaccaACCCTTGA